The Vicia villosa cultivar HV-30 ecotype Madison, WI linkage group LG1, Vvil1.0, whole genome shotgun sequence genome includes a region encoding these proteins:
- the LOC131624905 gene encoding uncharacterized protein At4g38062-like yields MEDTVLTELDDVKKELEKFRAECRVKTQHIESLKNDRVERFQEIANLAEKRAAELDLKSEEIYELKRINEDLKSSLSEKEKCIMHLGLENKKIQERLTERVLKLEESNCELVSSLDEVNARNCSLEQKVSARNEEISCLKSLLSAAEKKYIEAEEKVMRAETMELREDVIMRLQEQNVSVQDKMKWRNEQFKHLEEAYKQLQDKYRSSEEEWGKERSLLLDELSSLQISLDSQTRALEGVQSRLEMCNHALAREESKRKLLEAEISDFKTSFEDVYGQCEEKKSEIQRLTIMRNDEVAELRNSLGEKEAVVKELKRKIVYLEQDNKELGDSVKEFREAQIRDAGGNSMTSKLRNKLRKLEDVHKNCSSTLKSRESQWNDQIAKLEVDIVGYKSALTDKEQEIRELMMELEKCYYANEENHIELLIFKSVLAEGYSNSFGTETGKGVCVEANEDIVLNFTEQLRVKDNSLKTLAQQQFLLEEEVEQQKKSLEESLSGQFILKEQLLQMENTLKHERYVAFEALEKLKRQMASINDDFKRVDCEAESWKSTAEDLRDSYEEIQRACKNMETSLLSRIENEQALKRENKNLLCIVKDQERETEDLHLQIGLLESCNAEKTKEVERCKQENDELVETVIEKDCCINDLQKDIAVACLKQESMKKELEDAVLAHLEAQKALVQNEDRLWKTTDEKDQTIKHFQELAKASEQDLTDALCFSFSKQVEKLVEVCMLTEAMKNVEYLTKLEVEEKNTRIMKLELEINSLHENLTHTEESCSRLKHEAKKFQTSLEDMELETKKLTKEKQEVEQIIADIKFEKGNLLQDITELSREREDMLAQIEYIYDKLGDLLSSEDLQLKEELRNMLHTSENETAMDSVVCDKLHGSSQDSANDLLCPPTNKQIEENFDARLPLREVNSLHM; encoded by the coding sequence ATGGAGGATACTGTGCTGACAGAGTTAGATGATGTCAAGAAAGAGTTAGAGAAGTTTAGGGCGGAATGCCGAGTTAAAACTCAACACATCGAAAGTTTGAAGAACGATCGCGTCGAGCGATTTCAAGAAATTGCGAATCTGGCTGAGAAACGAGCGGCAGAACTCGATCTCAAGTCGGAGGAGATTTATGAACTGAAGAGAATTAATGAGGATCTGAAGTCTAGTTTGAGTGAAAAGGAAAAATGTATCATGCATTTAGGTTTAGAGAATAAGAAGATTCAAGAAAGGTTGACTGAGAGGGTTTTGAAATTGGAGGAGAGTAATTGTGAACTGGTTTCGAGTTTGGATGAGGTTAATGCGAGAAACTGTTCTTTGGAGCAGAAGGTTTCTGCTAGAAATGAGGAAATTTCGTGTCTGAAGTCGTTGTTATCGGCTGCTGAGAAGAAGTATATCGAAGCTGAGGAGAAGGTTATGCGAGCGGAGACGATGGAATTGAGAGAGGATGTGATAATGCGGTTGCAGGAACAGAATGTTTCTGTGCAAGATAAAATGAAATGGAGGAATGAACAGTTTAAGCATCTTGAAGAAGCTTATAAGCAGCTTCAAGATAAGTATCGGTCGAGCGAGGAGGAGTGGGGAAAGGAGAGGTCTTTGTTGCTCGACGAATTGTCTTCGTTGCAAATTAGTTTGGATTCTCAGACAAGAGCTTTGGAGGGGGTTCAATCGCGTTTGGAGATGTGTAACCATGCGTTGGCTCGTGAAGAGAGTAAGAGGAAGCTCTTGGAGGCTGAGATATCGGACTTCAAGACTAGTTTTGAGGATGTTTATGGTCAGTGTGAGGAAAAGAAGTCGGAGATACAACGATTGACTATTATGAGGAACGATGAGGTAGCCGAGCTAAGAAACTCGTTGGGAGAGAAAGAGGCTGTTGTGAAAGAATTGAAGAGGAAAATCGTTTACCTTGAACAAGataataaggaattgggagaTTCGGTTAAAGAGTTTAGGGAAGCTCAGATTCGTGACGCGGGAGGGAATTCTATGACATCAAAGCTTCGCAACAAGCTGAGGAAGTTGGAGGATGTTCATAAGAATTGTTCTTCGACTCTCAAGTCTAGAGAATCTCAATGGAATGATCAGATAGCGAAGTTGGAGGTCGATATTGTTGGTTATAAATCTGCATTGACTGACAAAGAACAAGAAATTAGGGAGCTTATGATGGAATTGGAAAAATGTTACTATGCGAATGAAGAGAATCATATTGAACTGTTGATCTTTAAGTCAGTACTGGCTGAGGGTTACTCCAATTCATTTGGTACAGAAACCGGTAAAGGGGTCTGTGTTGAAGCGAATGAAGATATCGTTCTAAACTTTACCGAGCAACTGAGAGTGAAAGATAATTCTCTAAAAACTCTGGCACAACAACAGTTTCTGTTGGAGGAAGAGGTTGAACAGCAGAAGAAATCGCTCGAGGAATCATTGTCGGGTCAGTTTATATTGAAAGAGCAACTCTTACAGATGGAAAACACCCTAAAACATGAGAGATACGTTGCATTTGAGGCTCTCGAGAAGCTAAAACGTCAAATGGCTAGTATAAATGATGATTTTAAACGAGTAGATTGTGAAGCAGAGAGCTGGAAGTCTACTGCTGAAGATCTTAGAGATTcctatgaagaaattcaaagagccTGTAAAAACATGGAAACTTCTCTTTTATCACGGATTGAGAACGAGCAAGCTCTTAAGCGGGAGAACAAAAACCTTCTCTGCATTGTCAAGGATCAGGAGAGGGAAACTGAAGATCTTCATCTGCAGATAGGTTTACTGGAATCCTGCAATGCCGAGAAAACAAAGGAAGTAGAGAGGTGTAAGCAAGAGAATGATGAACTTGTCGAAACAGTAATCGAGAAGGATTGTTGCATAAATGATCTTCAGAAAGATATAGCCGTTGCGTGCCTGAAGCAAGAGTCCATGAAAAAAGAATTAGAAGATGCAGTTCTTGCACATTTGGAAGCCCAAAAAGCCCTTGTTCAGAACGAAGATCGTCTTTGGAAGACTACAGATGAGAAAGATCAAACTATAAAGCACTTTCAGGAGCTAGCTAAAGCCTCAGAACAAGATCTAACAGATGCACTGTGCTTCtctttttcaaaacaagtggAAAAGTTGGTTGAAGTTTGCATGCTTACCGAGGCTATGAAGAATGTAGAATACCTGACAAAGCTAGAAGTTGaagagaagaacacaagaataatGAAGTTGGAATTGGAAATTAACAGTTTGCACGAGAATTTGACACACACTGAAGAATCATGTTCCCGTTTAAAACACGAAGCCAAGAAGTTTCAAACATCATTGGAAGACATGGAGTTAGAAACTAAAAAGTTGACAAAGGAAAAGCAAGAGGTAGAACAGATAATTGCAGATATCAAATTTGAGAAAGGAAATTTGCTTCAAGACATCACAGAATTATCGAGAGAAAGGGAAGACATGTTGGCACAGATAGAATACATCTATGACAAACTTGGTGATTTGTTATCTAGTGAGGATTTGCAGTTGAAGGAAGAACTAAGAAATATGTTGCATACTTCTGAAAATGAAACGGCAATGGATTCCGTTGTTTGTGATAAGCTACATGGTTCTTCTCAAGATAGTGCAAATGATCTTCTTTGTCCTCCCACAAATAAACAAATTGAAGAAAATTTCGATGCGCGATTGCCGTTGAGAGAAGTTAACAGTTTGCATATGTAG
- the LOC131624914 gene encoding uncharacterized protein LOC131624914 gives MAESSEKTKNEALKIIETFQILPKLVVFDLDYTLWPFYCECRSKRETPSLYPHAMGILLALKHKGIDIAIASRSPTADIAKAFLNKLGITSFIVAQEIYSSWSHKTDHFQRIHSTTGVSFQDMLFFDDENRNIQAVSKMGVTSILVDNGVNLGALSQGLTQFSRNCNTSQKNKQKWLSNYSKKPDSSNPAPSNSTSK, from the exons ATGGCGGAATCTTCAGAGAAGACGAAAAACGAGGCACTGAAAATAATCGAAACATTCCAAATTCTCCCAAAACTAGTCGTTTTCGATCTCGATTACACTCTCTGGCCATTCTACTGCGAATGTCGATCCAAACGCGAAACGCCATCTCTCTATCCCCACGCCATGGGAATCTTGTTGGCTCTCAAGCACAAAGGAATCGACATTGCAATCGCTTCTCGATCGCCAACTGCAGATATTGCTAAGGCTTTTCTCAACAAATTGGGAATTACCTCATTCATTGTTGCTCAA GAAATATATTCTAGTTGGAGTCATAAAACGGATCATTTTCAGAGGATTCATTCGACTACTGGAGTTTCGTTTCAGGATATGCTCTTTTTTGATGATGAGAATAGGAACATTCAAGCG GTCTCTAAAATGGGAGTGACTAGCATTTTGGTTGATAATGGAGTAAATCTCGGAGCCCTATCTCAAGGTCTTACACAGTTTTCTCGAAACTGTAATACATCACAGAAGAACAAGCAGAAATGGCTTTCCAACTATTCTAAAAAGCCAGATTCTTCCAACCCTGCCCCATCAAATTCAACGTCCAAGTAA